In Deltaproteobacteria bacterium, the following proteins share a genomic window:
- a CDS encoding TetR/AcrR family transcriptional regulator, with product MPTSKRILSDQERKDRTRQTLLEAAGRVFVAKGYHRALISDIVAEAGVGQGTFYRFFDSKREIFETIMTDVFEASAAQFADMSARLPANAREYRDASLSAIQRIAAMAEAHRELILVFLREGPTIDADMAMVIDAGLAQFASLARHYLDHAIASGFARPCDSAVVAQAIVGMGLRTIELWGSRTPGDIPLADMIREMVDFAFYGLVGKPPSGKGRRT from the coding sequence ATGCCCACTTCGAAACGAATCCTCAGCGACCAGGAGCGCAAGGACCGCACGCGCCAGACGCTGCTCGAGGCGGCGGGGCGCGTCTTCGTGGCCAAGGGCTATCACCGCGCGCTCATCTCCGACATCGTCGCCGAGGCGGGCGTCGGCCAAGGCACCTTCTACCGTTTCTTCGACAGCAAGCGCGAGATCTTCGAGACGATCATGACGGACGTTTTCGAGGCCAGCGCGGCGCAGTTCGCCGACATGAGCGCCCGCCTGCCGGCGAATGCCCGCGAGTACCGCGACGCGTCGCTCTCGGCGATCCAGCGCATCGCCGCCATGGCCGAGGCGCACCGCGAGCTGATTCTCGTCTTTTTACGCGAGGGACCGACGATTGACGCCGACATGGCGATGGTGATCGACGCCGGGCTCGCGCAGTTCGCGTCGCTCGCGCGGCACTATCTCGACCACGCCATCGCGAGCGGCTTCGCGCGGCCCTGCGACAGCGCCGTGGTGGCGCAGGCGATCGTCGGCATGGGACTGCGCACCATCGAACTGTGGGGATCGCGAACGCCGGGCGACATTCCGCTCGCGGACATGATCCGCGAGATGGTCGACTTCGCGTTTTACGGCCTGGTGGGCAAACCCCCGAGCGGAAAAGGACGGCGAACATGA
- a CDS encoding polysaccharide deacetylase family protein, whose protein sequence is MKTSPARTCRTILASVLLALLPVVSAPADPPAACWSAEALSAKPGEERARRVTEWIEPEIVAFAPATPPAPLGPAPSATRGVVRRVCLPDGDRRIALTFDLCETSREIAGYDGRIVDLLRAEDVRATFFAGGHWMRTHPERAAQLLADPLFELGQHGWSHRNLAVLTGDDLRREIDAATVEAARVRSDLLARPCMAGVAVPALRYFRYPFGECDDDAQAALSDAGLTAIQWDVAPGDPAPGIGAKSIARAMTDGVRPGSIVVLHANGRGRRTADALAIAIPELRARGYAFATISELLAAGEPEIETRCFVSRPGDTLRYRRAR, encoded by the coding sequence ATGAAAACATCGCCTGCGCGTACTTGCCGAACGATCCTCGCGTCGGTCCTTCTGGCGCTCTTGCCGGTCGTGTCCGCGCCCGCCGATCCGCCCGCCGCGTGCTGGTCGGCCGAGGCGCTGTCGGCGAAACCCGGCGAGGAACGGGCACGCCGGGTGACCGAATGGATCGAGCCGGAGATCGTCGCCTTCGCACCCGCGACGCCGCCCGCGCCGCTCGGCCCGGCACCGAGCGCGACGCGCGGCGTGGTGCGTCGGGTGTGTTTGCCGGACGGCGATCGGCGGATCGCGCTCACGTTCGACCTGTGCGAGACGTCGCGCGAAATCGCGGGGTACGACGGACGCATCGTCGATCTTCTGCGCGCCGAGGACGTGCGGGCGACGTTTTTCGCCGGCGGCCATTGGATGCGCACGCACCCCGAGCGCGCCGCGCAACTGCTCGCCGATCCGCTCTTCGAACTCGGCCAACACGGCTGGAGCCACCGCAATCTCGCCGTGCTCACGGGCGACGACCTGCGTCGCGAGATCGACGCCGCCACGGTCGAGGCCGCGCGCGTGCGATCGGATCTGCTCGCGCGGCCCTGCATGGCGGGCGTGGCCGTTCCCGCGCTGAGATATTTCCGCTACCCCTTTGGCGAGTGCGACGACGACGCGCAGGCGGCGTTGAGCGACGCGGGGCTCACGGCGATCCAGTGGGATGTCGCCCCGGGCGACCCCGCGCCGGGCATCGGAGCGAAGTCGATCGCCCGCGCGATGACCGACGGCGTGCGCCCCGGCTCGATCGTCGTGCTGCACGCCAACGGACGCGGCCGACGCACCGCCGACGCGCTCGCCATTGCCATCCCGGAACTTCGCGCGCGCGGGTATGCGTTCGCGACAATTAGTGAGCTGCTCGCGGCGGGAGAGCCCGAAATCGAGACGCGTTGCTTCGTGAGCCGCCCCGGCGATACCCTGCGTTATCGGCGCGCGAGATGA
- a CDS encoding GNAT family N-acetyltransferase, which yields MTKPVRDMRKNLRLLAREADDGGVPFRIARFAPLRHADAIAAIEPIEPWASLGYPAGWLETYLTRRDTALYRFTLLRENESGDVAPAGYMAVRFPWLVGPFLELLAIAPEHQGSGLGAFAVARLQQAAHRAERQLWTSVALHNPRAARFYERLGFVPTADVPDLLRPGFTERLLRYDARP from the coding sequence ATGACGAAACCGGTGCGCGACATGCGAAAGAACCTTCGCCTGCTGGCGCGGGAGGCGGACGACGGCGGCGTGCCGTTTCGCATCGCGCGTTTCGCGCCGCTGCGTCACGCGGATGCCATCGCCGCGATCGAGCCGATCGAGCCGTGGGCGAGCCTCGGGTATCCGGCCGGTTGGCTCGAAACCTATCTGACCCGGCGCGACACCGCGCTCTATCGATTCACGTTGTTGCGCGAAAACGAATCGGGCGACGTCGCGCCCGCGGGGTATATGGCGGTGCGTTTCCCGTGGCTCGTGGGACCATTTCTGGAGCTGCTCGCGATCGCGCCCGAGCATCAGGGTTCGGGGCTCGGTGCGTTCGCCGTCGCGCGATTGCAGCAGGCCGCGCACCGCGCCGAGCGCCAGCTCTGGACCTCGGTGGCGTTGCACAATCCCCGCGCGGCCCGGTTTTACGAAAGACTGGGATTTGTGCCCACCGCCGACGTGCCCGATCTGCTCCGGCCCGGTTTTACCGAACGGCTGCTGCGTTACGATGCGCGCCCGTAG
- a CDS encoding SDR family NAD(P)-dependent oxidoreductase produces the protein MTDKTSKGRVLITGGAAGIGLCTAREFARAGYDLVLTDINSAALEAAARELRGTGARVEIRAMDVSDRAAVQDLATWVIADLGGLDVLINNAGVGYSGEIAETDHAQWERLLAINFWGPIHHIEAFLPHMRERGAGRIVNVSSGQAFFRLPTWGAYAAIKLALGAVSELLSYEVAKYGVGVTTVYPFMVNTGFYSDVKTETMMQRLSMKLVPWYSHKPETVARMIFKAVTRGKRVEMVSVLNRVMLHVRALPLAPGAITRIATWLLAKSADKSADKSADKSAKAGAAA, from the coding sequence ATGACGGACAAGACATCGAAGGGCCGCGTTCTCATCACCGGCGGCGCTGCCGGAATCGGCCTGTGCACTGCGCGCGAATTCGCGCGGGCCGGGTACGATCTCGTCCTCACCGACATCAACTCCGCGGCGCTCGAGGCGGCGGCACGGGAACTGCGGGGCACGGGCGCGCGCGTCGAGATCCGCGCGATGGACGTCTCCGATCGCGCGGCGGTTCAGGATCTCGCGACGTGGGTGATCGCCGATCTCGGCGGGCTCGACGTGCTCATCAACAACGCGGGGGTCGGCTATTCGGGCGAGATCGCCGAGACCGATCACGCGCAGTGGGAGCGGCTGCTCGCCATCAACTTCTGGGGGCCGATCCACCACATCGAGGCGTTCCTGCCGCACATGCGCGAACGCGGCGCGGGCCGCATCGTCAACGTGTCGAGCGGTCAGGCGTTCTTCCGGCTGCCGACCTGGGGCGCGTACGCGGCGATCAAGCTTGCGCTCGGCGCGGTTTCGGAACTGCTTTCGTACGAGGTCGCCAAGTACGGCGTGGGCGTCACCACCGTGTATCCCTTCATGGTCAACACGGGCTTTTACAGCGACGTGAAGACCGAGACGATGATGCAGCGCCTGTCGATGAAGCTCGTGCCCTGGTACTCGCACAAGCCCGAGACCGTGGCGCGCATGATCTTCAAGGCCGTGACGCGCGGCAAGCGCGTGGAGATGGTCAGCGTGCTCAATCGCGTGATGCTGCACGTGCGCGCGCTGCCGCTCGCGCCGGGCGCGATCACGCGCATCGCCACGTGGCTGCTGGCCAAAAGCGCGGACAAGAGCGCGGACAAGAGCGCGGACAAGAGTGCGAAAGCCGGCGCGGCCGCGTAA
- the efp gene encoding elongation factor P produces MPAISAIQVRKGNILVYNKELYRVMVMHHHTPGNLRAIVRITMKGLNSGTKIEERFRPSDMLEKATLDVANLQYLYHQGDHYVFMNTETYEQLELDEETVGEAMLYIVENATVNALMHGMNVVGIDLPPKVDLRVVETTPYMKGATVSNAPKPAKLETGLAIQIPSFIEQGELVRIDTETGNYIERAK; encoded by the coding sequence ATGCCGGCGATTTCGGCCATTCAGGTCCGCAAGGGAAATATTCTCGTCTACAACAAGGAGCTCTACCGCGTGATGGTCATGCACCATCACACGCCGGGCAACCTGCGCGCCATCGTGCGAATCACGATGAAGGGCCTGAACTCGGGCACGAAGATCGAGGAGCGGTTCCGCCCGAGCGACATGCTCGAAAAGGCGACGCTCGACGTCGCGAATCTCCAGTACCTCTACCACCAGGGCGACCACTACGTCTTCATGAACACCGAGACGTACGAGCAGCTCGAGCTCGACGAGGAAACCGTGGGCGAGGCCATGCTGTACATCGTCGAAAATGCGACGGTGAACGCGCTCATGCACGGCATGAACGTGGTGGGTATCGATCTGCCGCCCAAGGTCGACCTGCGCGTCGTCGAAACCACGCCGTATATGAAGGGCGCGACGGTTTCGAACGCGCCCAAGCCGGCCAAGCTCGAAACCGGCCTGGCGATCCAGATCCCCAGCTTCATCGAACAGGGTGAACTGGTTCGCATCGACACCGAGACCGGCAACTACATCGAGCGCGCGAAGTAA